A window of Streptomyces gilvosporeus contains these coding sequences:
- a CDS encoding NAD(P)/FAD-dependent oxidoreductase translates to MARILVVGGGYVGMYTARRLQQKLKHELRQGSVEIVVVDPEPYMTYQPFLPEAAAGSISPRHVVVPLRRVLPHCHVVIGEVTAIDHDERKAVITTLAAEETGEGAIQVAYDELVLAPGSVSRTLPVPGLADVGIGFKTVEEAIGLRNHVLEQLDIASSTRDPDVRDAALTFVFVGGGYAGVEALAELEDMARYAVRYYHNIRPEDMKWILVEATDRILPEVGEEMGRYAVRELRARNIDVRLETRLDSCEKRIAVLSDGARFPTRTLVWTAGVKPHPILAATKLPLNGRGRLKCTAALQVDGVEHAWSAGDAAAVPDLTAEPPAAPDEPRATCAPNAQHALRQAKTLAENIVATLRGGDITDYAHKYAGSVASLGLHKGVAQIYGRKLKGYPAWFMHRAYHLSRVPTFNRKARVLAEWTLAGMFKREIVSLGSLENPRAEFELAADTGRHYEAS, encoded by the coding sequence ATGACCTACCAGCCGTTCCTGCCCGAGGCCGCGGCCGGCTCGATCTCGCCGCGCCATGTCGTCGTACCGCTGCGCCGGGTGCTGCCCCACTGCCATGTCGTCATCGGCGAGGTCACCGCCATCGACCACGACGAACGCAAGGCCGTCATCACCACCCTGGCCGCCGAGGAGACCGGGGAGGGCGCCATCCAAGTGGCGTACGACGAACTGGTCCTCGCCCCCGGTTCCGTCTCCCGCACCCTCCCCGTCCCCGGGCTCGCCGATGTCGGCATCGGCTTCAAAACCGTCGAGGAGGCCATCGGCCTGCGCAACCACGTCCTCGAACAGCTCGACATCGCCTCCTCCACCCGCGACCCCGACGTCCGCGACGCCGCCCTGACCTTCGTCTTCGTCGGCGGCGGCTACGCCGGTGTCGAGGCGCTGGCCGAACTGGAGGACATGGCCCGCTACGCCGTGCGCTACTACCACAACATCCGGCCCGAGGACATGAAGTGGATCCTGGTGGAGGCGACCGACCGGATCCTGCCCGAGGTCGGCGAGGAGATGGGCCGCTACGCCGTACGTGAGCTGCGCGCCCGCAATATCGACGTACGCCTGGAGACCCGCCTGGACTCCTGCGAGAAGCGCATCGCCGTGCTCAGCGACGGCGCCCGCTTCCCGACCCGCACCCTGGTATGGACCGCAGGCGTCAAACCGCACCCCATCCTGGCCGCGACCAAACTCCCGCTGAACGGCCGCGGCCGCCTCAAGTGCACCGCCGCGCTCCAGGTGGACGGCGTCGAACACGCCTGGTCCGCCGGGGACGCGGCCGCGGTGCCCGATCTGACGGCCGAGCCGCCCGCCGCCCCCGACGAGCCCCGCGCCACCTGCGCCCCCAACGCCCAGCACGCCCTCCGGCAGGCCAAGACGCTCGCCGAGAACATCGTGGCGACCCTGCGGGGCGGCGACATCACCGACTACGCGCACAAATACGCCGGTTCGGTCGCCTCGCTCGGCCTGCACAAGGGCGTTGCGCAGATCTACGGGCGCAAGCTCAAGGGCTACCCGGCGTGGTTCATGCACCGCGCCTACCACCTCAGCCGGGTGCCCACCTTCAACCGCAAGGCGCGGGTGCTCGCCGAATGGACCCTCGCCGGCATGTTCAAACGTGAAATCGTCTCGCTCGGCTCCCTGGAAAACCCGCGCGCCGAGTTCGAACTCGCGGCGGACACCGGCCGGCACTACGAAGCCAGCTGA